Proteins from one Pongo abelii isolate AG06213 chromosome 7, NHGRI_mPonAbe1-v2.0_pri, whole genome shotgun sequence genomic window:
- the SLC39A14 gene encoding metal cation symporter ZIP14, with product MKLLHPAFQSCLLLTLLGLWRTTPEAHASSPGAPAISAASFLQDLIHRYGEGDSLTLQQLKALLNHLDVGVGRGNVTQHVQGHRNLSTCFSSGDLFAAHNFSEQSRIGSSELQEFCPTILQQLDSRACTSENQENEENEQTEEGRPSAVEVWGYGLLCVTVISLCSLLGASVVPFMKKTFYKRLLLYFIALAIGTLYSNALFQLIPEAFGFNPLEDYYVSKSAVVFGGFYLFFFTEKILKILLKQKNEHHHGHSHYASETLPSKKDQEEGVMEKLQNGDLDHMIPQHCNSELDGKAPVVDEKVIVGSLSVQDLQASQSACYWLKGVRYSDIGTLAWMITLSDGLHNFIDGLAIGASFTVSVFQGISTSVAILCEEFPHELGDFVILLNAGMSIQQALFFNFLSACCCYLGLAFGILAGSHFSANWIFALAGGMFLYISLADMFPEMNEVCQEDERKGSILIPFVIQNLGLLTGFTIMVVLTMYSGQIQIG from the exons ATGAAGCTGCTGCACCCGGCCTTCCAAAGCTGCCTCCTGCTGACCCTGCTTGGCTTATGGAGAACCACCCCTGAGGCTCACGCTTCATCCCCAGGCGCACCGGCTATCAGCGCTGCCTCCTTCCTGCAGGATCTAATACATCGCTATGGCGAGGGTGACAGCCTCACTCTGCAGCAGCTGAAGGCCCTGCTCAACCACCTGGATGTGGGAGTGGGCCGGGGTAATGTCACCCAGCACGTACAGGGACACAGGAACCTCTCCACG TGCTTTAGTTCTGGAGACCTCTTCGCTGCCCACAATTTCAGCGAGCAGTCGCGGATTGGGAGCAGCGAGCTTCAGGAGTTCTGCCCCACCATCCTCCAGCAGCTGGATTCCCGGGCCTGCACCTCGGAGAACCAGGAAAACGAGGAGAATGAGCAGACGGAGGAGGGGCGGCCGAGCGCTGTTGAAG TGTGGGGATACGGTCTCCTCTGTGTGACCGTCAtctccctctgctccctcctgGGGGCCAGCGTGGTGCCCTTCATGAAGAAGACCTTTTACAAGAGGCTGCTGCTCTACTTCATAGCTCTGGCGATTGGAACCCTCTACTCCAACGCCCTCTTCCAGCTCATCCCGGAG GCTTTTGGTTTCAACCCTCTGGAAGATTATTATGTCTCCAAGTCTGCAGTGGTGTTTGGGggcttttatcttttctttttcacagagAAGATCTTGAAGATTCTTCTTAAGCAGAAAAATGAG CATCATCATGGACACAGCCATTATGCCTCTGAGACACTTCCCTCCAAGAAGGACCAGGAGGAGGGGGTAATGGAGAAGCTGCAGAATGGGGACCTGGACCACATGATTCCTCAGCACTGCAACAGTGAGCTGGACGGCAAGGCGCCCGTGGTGGACGAAAAGGTCATTGTGGGCTCGCTCTCTGTGCAG GACCTGCAGGCTTCCCAGAGTGCTTGCTACTGGCTGAAAGGTGTCCGCTACTCTGACATCGGCACTCTGGCCTGGATGATCACTCTGAGCGACGGCCTCCACAATTTCATCGACGGCCTGGCCATCGGTGCTTCCTTCACTGTGTCGGTTTTCCAAGGCATCAGCACCTCAGTGGCCATCCTCTGTGAGGAGTTCCCACATGAGCTGG GAGACTTTGTCATCCTGCTCAACGCTGGGATGAGCATCCAACAGGCTCTCTTCTTCAACTTCCTTTCTGCCTGCTGCTGCTACCTGGGTCTGGCCTTTGGCATCCTGGCCGGCAGCCACTTTTCTGCTAACTGGATTTTTGCGCTGGCTGGAGGAATGTTCTTGTATATTTCTCTGGCTGATATG TTCCCTGAGATGAATGAGGTCTGTCAAGAGGATGAAAGGAAGGGCAGCATCTTGATTCCATTTGTCATCCAGAACCTGGGCCTCCTGACTGGATTCACCATCATGGTGGTCCTCACCATGTATTCAGGACAGATCCAGATTGGGTAG